The Silvanigrella paludirubra genome includes a window with the following:
- a CDS encoding RCC1 domain-containing protein translates to MCNFLNANDLNQTRKKRSVVMQYWQSFSELSMNNSSLCVVTRDESDLECYSLYEDGSRLLTRRKKIDGKYTSVSLGKDHYCAIGKEDKSIYCWGENNYGQLGNGNPISKVPVLTPNKVKSSQSFLKIASGSKNTYAINDQGYLYGWGDNSKGQLGLLVSPVIEPTQIFISGTTASQINSKFIAVSAGDNYVCAISNVGNENGIKFGNLYCAGDNSFGQIGIADASPFINGLRQAGSKHYISISAGKSHACAITKDKKVECWGNNNFGQIGVNPSLNPYFSSPQLINSSNPELKFNTNLGFTKVTAMESSTCVIDQYLRIFCFGDNTFGQVGGDPKVGTLEISSLFGEKRYIQFEPKIPFPSWNFQFKSVVGNARTTCAISNGRENPFECWGFLDKNRYETISIGNSAKCGLSLIGNKLLCESKNTEAYSYPTYWSSPVNTPFASFDSFKQVSVGLYRACAVHATYTRNLYCWFDNRLLEQHEAYRLHPTDIHNMNFEIKKVIVGTKHICVIRKNEDSMYCTGENSFGQLGNGNTNNVDILGRFNFVKVELPNVKFIDLALSFNSTCGVTSTNDVYCFGSNQYGELGTSKLRNNLFKTTPQNIPNIKLKNIYAGLNHFCGFDANPELKDNDNKLVCWGDNSFGQITKTNRNKKPVTINNSSSYVSVALGNNTTCALNNLNKTFCFGSNENKIITNDTNTFSVSIPTAVQTDKLFKSIAVGDNEACGILKSDSTLTCWGKTK, encoded by the coding sequence ATGTGCAATTTTCTAAATGCAAACGATTTAAATCAAACCAGAAAAAAAAGAAGTGTTGTAATGCAATACTGGCAATCTTTTTCTGAATTATCAATGAATAATAGCAGCCTTTGTGTAGTAACTAGGGATGAGTCAGATCTAGAATGTTATTCATTATATGAAGATGGTTCAAGATTATTGACACGTCGCAAAAAAATAGATGGAAAATATACATCTGTTTCTTTAGGGAAAGATCATTATTGCGCAATTGGTAAAGAAGATAAATCAATTTATTGTTGGGGTGAAAATAACTATGGTCAGCTTGGCAATGGGAATCCAATTTCTAAAGTACCTGTTTTAACTCCAAATAAAGTGAAATCAAGTCAGTCTTTTCTTAAAATTGCTTCGGGTTCTAAAAATACTTATGCAATAAACGATCAAGGTTATTTATATGGTTGGGGTGATAATTCTAAAGGACAACTTGGATTATTGGTTTCGCCAGTAATAGAACCTACACAAATTTTTATTTCGGGTACAACAGCATCGCAAATCAATTCAAAATTCATTGCTGTATCTGCAGGAGATAATTACGTTTGTGCAATTTCAAATGTAGGTAATGAAAATGGAATTAAATTTGGTAATTTATATTGTGCCGGCGATAATTCATTTGGTCAAATTGGTATTGCAGATGCCTCTCCCTTTATTAATGGTCTAAGACAAGCAGGAAGCAAGCATTATATATCTATCTCAGCCGGTAAATCACATGCTTGCGCAATTACTAAGGATAAAAAAGTAGAATGTTGGGGAAATAACAATTTTGGACAAATTGGTGTTAATCCTTCTTTAAATCCCTATTTTTCTTCTCCACAATTAATAAATAGTTCAAATCCAGAATTGAAATTTAATACTAATCTTGGTTTTACCAAAGTAACTGCAATGGAATCGTCAACTTGCGTGATTGATCAATACTTGAGGATTTTTTGTTTTGGTGACAATACATTTGGACAAGTAGGAGGTGATCCTAAAGTTGGTACTTTAGAAATTTCATCTTTATTTGGCGAAAAAAGATATATTCAATTTGAACCGAAAATCCCATTTCCAAGTTGGAATTTTCAATTTAAATCGGTAGTTGGAAATGCACGAACAACTTGTGCAATTAGTAATGGGAGAGAGAATCCTTTTGAATGTTGGGGTTTTCTTGATAAAAATAGATACGAAACTATTAGCATTGGAAATTCCGCAAAATGTGGATTAAGTTTAATTGGTAATAAATTATTATGTGAAAGTAAAAATACTGAAGCTTATTCTTATCCAACTTATTGGAGCTCTCCAGTTAATACTCCTTTTGCAAGTTTTGATTCCTTTAAGCAAGTAAGTGTCGGTTTATATCGAGCGTGTGCTGTGCATGCCACTTATACTCGTAATTTATACTGTTGGTTTGATAATAGATTGTTAGAACAACATGAAGCATATAGACTTCATCCAACTGATATTCATAATATGAATTTTGAAATAAAGAAAGTAATCGTAGGAACAAAGCATATTTGTGTCATTCGTAAAAATGAAGATAGCATGTACTGCACAGGGGAAAATTCTTTTGGGCAATTAGGGAATGGCAATACGAATAATGTAGATATATTGGGTAGATTTAATTTTGTAAAAGTAGAGCTTCCAAATGTCAAATTTATAGATCTTGCATTGAGTTTTAATTCTACATGTGGTGTTACTTCAACAAATGATGTTTATTGTTTTGGCAGTAATCAATATGGGGAATTAGGAACATCAAAATTAAGAAATAATTTATTTAAGACAACTCCACAAAATATTCCAAATATAAAATTAAAAAATATTTATGCTGGCTTAAATCATTTTTGTGGATTTGATGCAAATCCAGAATTAAAAGATAATGATAATAAATTAGTTTGCTGGGGTGATAATTCTTTTGGACAAATAACTAAAACAAATCGAAATAAAAAACCAGTCACTATAAATAATTCATCATCTTATGTTTCAGTAGCTTTAGGTAATAATACAACTTGTGCTTTAAATAATTTAAATAAAACTTTTTGTTTTGGTAGTAATGAAAATAAAATTATAACGAATGATACTAATACTTTTTCTGTTTCAATTCCTACAGCTGTCCAAACAGATAAATTATTTAAATCTATTGCAGTAGGAGATAATGAAGCGTGTGGTATTTTAAAAAGTGACAGCACCTTAACTTGTTGGGGTAAAACAAAATAA
- a CDS encoding phage tail protein, with product MIKFIAYFISVSSVSLIPFHEAMANPNIINVENILSMQDYIRQLSEEIENLKNIPRVPPGTVVAFAGEKVPKGWLLCDGSAVNRQTYLELFEVLKTSHGIGDGSSTFNIPDYRGLFLRGVSHSKNNEVDTSASNRQAMKLGGNTGNKVGSIQLDSFKTHSHNSGGLKNSSSYFSYSGTSYPSNSTVYFTTSENGSHSHSYAGAARANGRFMVDGGTGLDVSSTNETHYSGSHRHSGSISLPNYSFSISSSISAQTISGSTSAEGDSETRPKNAYVHYIIKI from the coding sequence ATGATCAAATTCATCGCTTATTTTATAAGCGTTTCTTCTGTTTCTTTAATTCCATTTCACGAAGCAATGGCTAATCCTAATATTATAAATGTTGAAAATATATTATCTATGCAGGATTATATTAGACAACTTTCAGAAGAAATTGAAAATTTAAAAAACATTCCAAGAGTTCCACCAGGAACTGTTGTTGCTTTTGCAGGCGAAAAAGTACCAAAAGGTTGGTTACTTTGCGATGGAAGTGCTGTAAATCGACAAACATATTTAGAATTATTTGAAGTATTAAAAACTTCTCATGGTATTGGTGATGGTAGCTCAACATTTAATATTCCTGACTATAGAGGTTTATTTTTAAGAGGTGTTTCTCATAGCAAAAATAATGAGGTTGATACCTCTGCTTCAAATAGACAAGCAATGAAATTAGGTGGCAATACAGGTAATAAAGTTGGATCAATACAACTTGATTCATTTAAAACACATAGTCATAATTCTGGTGGATTAAAAAATTCAAGTAGTTACTTTAGTTATAGTGGTACATCCTATCCTTCAAATTCTACAGTTTATTTTACAACATCTGAAAATGGCAGTCATAGTCATAGCTATGCAGGAGCTGCTCGTGCTAATGGAAGATTCATGGTAGATGGAGGAACAGGTCTTGATGTTAGCAGTACAAATGAGACACATTATAGTGGAAGCCATAGACATAGTGGTTCAATAAGTCTTCCAAACTATTCTTTTAGTATCAGCTCATCTATTTCAGCCCAAACTATTAGCGGATCAACTTCAGCTGAAGGTGATAGCGAAACCCGTCCAAAAAATGCTTATGTACATTATATTATCAAAATTTAA
- a CDS encoding class I SAM-dependent methyltransferase, producing MKCKICFENASFFTTENIMPQKFKAHYYLCHNCEYLFIDKPNWLEISYSEAITDSDIGLVNRNARLSVITYAIIRLFFKQEKQFLDYAGGYGLFVRKMRNLGLNFFWQDKYAKNLFAKTFSAEENNIKNYGLITAFEVMEHLEDPIKELEKLFNLSNNILISTELLPEHKPKPNEWHYFALEHGQHIGFFSRKTMEFIAHKYGFNYYTNESDIHLFTKKKISKILFKLVMRFKFSLLYRYVFKLKSLQEADQAKMIKYQKAS from the coding sequence ATGAAATGTAAGATCTGTTTTGAAAATGCTTCTTTTTTTACCACTGAAAATATTATGCCACAAAAATTTAAAGCTCATTATTATTTATGCCATAATTGTGAATACTTATTTATAGATAAGCCCAATTGGCTAGAAATTTCATATAGCGAAGCCATTACAGATTCCGATATAGGGCTTGTAAATCGAAACGCAAGACTCTCAGTGATTACATACGCAATAATTCGCCTATTTTTCAAACAAGAAAAACAATTTTTAGATTACGCTGGTGGTTATGGTTTATTTGTAAGAAAAATGAGAAATTTAGGTTTAAATTTCTTTTGGCAAGATAAATATGCAAAAAATTTATTTGCAAAAACATTTTCAGCAGAAGAAAATAACATTAAAAATTATGGTCTAATTACAGCATTTGAAGTAATGGAACATTTAGAAGATCCCATTAAAGAATTAGAAAAGTTATTTAATTTATCTAATAATATATTAATAAGTACGGAATTATTACCAGAACATAAACCAAAGCCAAATGAATGGCATTATTTTGCACTTGAACATGGGCAACATATTGGATTTTTTTCCAGAAAAACAATGGAATTTATTGCACATAAATATGGTTTTAATTATTATACAAATGAAAGTGATATCCATCTATTCACTAAAAAGAAAATCTCTAAAATATTATTTAAACTTGTCATGCGTTTTAAATTTTCATTATTATATAGATATGTATTTAAATTAAAATCTTTACAAGAAGCAGATCAAGCAAAAATGATTAAATATCAAAAGGCTTCATAA
- a CDS encoding methyltransferase: MPLEQKSSNIWLTEHLSAGETYQYLISKIITQQTSDYQDICIVELENKSKALILNNKLQPTTFDEHMYFEPFVHIPFIHFKEPESILILGAGEGAIAREVLKWKSVKKINIVERDKLIVDSCSKYLPEINKGSFKNSKVKIFYKDVNSFISQDDNKYDVIFYNLQDPLLEEKNKINFNKKLLLDCKSLLNKNGLMCLQMGDSPIKKNELFIEKIKLMKSIFRSTKIYSSWIPSICKNLSFVLMNKDKLIESMPFNDVDMILQRQLLDELIFVNAKTFIGLMNPPKYIQEYDEVG; the protein is encoded by the coding sequence ATGCCTCTTGAGCAAAAAAGTTCAAATATTTGGTTAACGGAGCATTTATCGGCTGGTGAAACGTACCAATATCTCATTTCTAAAATTATCACCCAGCAGACAAGTGATTATCAAGATATTTGTATTGTTGAGTTGGAAAATAAAAGTAAAGCTCTTATTTTAAATAATAAATTACAGCCTACTACTTTTGATGAGCATATGTATTTTGAGCCTTTTGTGCATATTCCTTTTATTCATTTTAAAGAACCTGAATCTATTTTAATTCTTGGCGCAGGTGAAGGAGCTATTGCTCGTGAAGTTTTAAAGTGGAAATCGGTTAAAAAAATTAATATTGTTGAAAGAGATAAATTAATAGTGGATTCTTGCTCAAAATATTTACCAGAAATAAATAAAGGTTCTTTTAAAAATAGTAAAGTTAAAATATTTTATAAGGATGTAAATTCATTTATTAGCCAAGATGACAATAAATACGATGTTATTTTTTATAATTTACAAGATCCATTATTAGAAGAAAAGAATAAAATTAATTTTAATAAAAAACTTTTATTAGATTGTAAATCTCTGTTAAATAAAAATGGACTAATGTGTTTACAAATGGGTGATTCCCCAATTAAGAAAAATGAACTATTTATTGAAAAAATAAAATTAATGAAATCTATTTTTCGTTCAACTAAAATCTATTCTTCTTGGATTCCTTCCATATGTAAAAATTTATCATTTGTTTTAATGAACAAAGATAAATTAATTGAGAGTATGCCATTCAATGATGTTGATATGATATTGCAAAGACAATTATTAGATGAACTTATTTTTGTAAATGCTAAAACATTTATTGGATTAATGAATCCACCAAAATACATTCAAGAGTATGATGAAGTGGGCTGA
- a CDS encoding ABC-F family ATP-binding cassette domain-containing protein: MSSAPYLNTHNISTSYGSTKLFENLSFTIHPGERWGIVGPNGAGKSTLFRLIEGTQNTDSGSISIRNGLRIAILTQKYQFDAEKTVEEILRESLPSEYDTDLQIKLLEDEIHDHSHLAEKNPNIALDEKWNEKLSILQDKLIHISGAGTENIIQSAIKAGKLSEISQNKFVNLSGGQQKRVQIITALLKNPQLILLDEPTNHLDVQTVDWLEELLLEVVEQGASLFGFKNKNETSEPIAFAIISHDRALLDTLVNKILEIEAGEAKQYEGNYEAYSQAKLEANLVEEKTRSKMANLMRRELAWLRTGAKARTTKQKSRIDRALALDKNLSAKEQKASLIKNAEISFNAQMTDEQRNNEDTIMPVLRNLGEQELIHLAKVTIKHPAAQDKESHYIFENLNLIVKPKMRIALLGPNGCGKSTLMKMIANSEQPFKGEIKYHDLVQISHFDQQRQKLDYNATVRTSIAPEGEYVHFGGKYIHIMSYLDRFLFYKFDANRKVSELSGGEQARLLIAKLMLEQGNLLILDEPTNDLDIPTLQVLERNLSDFQGGVLFTSHDRYFVQRVATGLLTYIGEKQTNNARVGQWLMLPDLDQALNEMEKFKENEIPKKEQIKNSNEIENESNKATKKVKLSFKEQKELENLETKISKLEEIIPNLTAKLDELYASGKNLSNTNELTKEIAEKQKELDLSYEKWEELSSKNS, from the coding sequence ATGTCAAGCGCCCCTTATTTAAATACCCATAATATTTCAACTAGTTACGGTTCAACCAAATTATTTGAAAACCTTTCCTTTACGATTCATCCTGGGGAAAGATGGGGTATTGTTGGGCCAAATGGTGCAGGAAAGTCTACCTTATTTCGATTGATTGAAGGAACTCAAAATACGGATTCTGGTTCTATCTCAATTCGCAATGGACTTCGTATCGCTATATTAACTCAAAAGTATCAATTTGATGCTGAAAAAACAGTGGAAGAAATTTTAAGAGAATCTCTACCAAGTGAATATGATACCGATTTACAAATAAAACTCCTTGAAGATGAAATTCATGATCATTCGCATCTTGCAGAGAAAAACCCGAATATTGCTTTAGATGAAAAATGGAATGAAAAACTCTCTATTTTACAAGATAAATTAATTCATATTTCTGGAGCTGGCACAGAAAACATCATTCAAAGTGCAATTAAAGCTGGAAAATTATCTGAAATTTCTCAAAATAAATTTGTTAACTTATCTGGTGGACAGCAAAAAAGAGTCCAAATTATTACCGCTCTTTTAAAAAATCCTCAATTGATATTATTAGATGAGCCTACAAATCATTTAGATGTTCAGACTGTAGATTGGCTAGAAGAATTATTATTAGAAGTGGTTGAACAGGGAGCTAGTTTATTTGGATTTAAAAATAAAAATGAAACTAGTGAACCAATTGCTTTTGCCATAATATCACACGATCGTGCTTTACTTGATACTTTAGTAAATAAAATATTAGAAATTGAAGCAGGAGAAGCAAAACAATATGAAGGAAACTACGAAGCCTATAGCCAAGCAAAATTAGAAGCCAATTTAGTAGAAGAAAAAACAAGATCCAAAATGGCAAATTTAATGAGAAGAGAACTTGCGTGGTTAAGAACAGGGGCAAAAGCAAGAACAACTAAACAAAAATCCAGAATTGACAGAGCCCTCGCCCTAGATAAAAACTTAAGTGCAAAAGAGCAAAAAGCCTCACTTATTAAAAATGCTGAAATCAGTTTTAATGCACAAATGACTGATGAACAAAGAAATAACGAAGATACCATTATGCCTGTGTTGCGAAATTTAGGTGAACAAGAACTTATTCACTTAGCAAAAGTAACAATCAAACACCCAGCAGCACAAGATAAAGAATCTCATTATATTTTTGAAAATTTAAATTTAATTGTGAAACCTAAAATGAGAATTGCATTATTAGGACCTAACGGTTGTGGAAAATCAACATTAATGAAAATGATTGCCAACTCAGAACAACCCTTTAAAGGTGAAATTAAATATCATGATTTAGTTCAAATTTCTCATTTTGATCAACAAAGACAAAAATTAGATTATAATGCTACCGTTAGAACAAGCATTGCTCCTGAAGGGGAATATGTTCATTTTGGAGGTAAATATATTCATATTATGAGCTATCTAGATCGCTTTCTATTTTATAAATTTGATGCAAATAGAAAAGTTTCGGAACTTTCCGGAGGAGAACAAGCTCGTTTATTAATTGCAAAACTCATGCTAGAGCAAGGCAACTTACTTATATTAGATGAACCTACGAATGATTTAGATATTCCTACATTGCAGGTATTAGAAAGAAATTTATCTGATTTTCAGGGTGGAGTGCTATTTACAAGCCATGATCGCTATTTTGTTCAAAGAGTTGCTACAGGACTATTAACATATATTGGCGAGAAACAAACAAATAACGCTAGAGTTGGACAATGGCTTATGCTACCCGATCTCGATCAAGCATTAAACGAGATGGAAAAATTTAAAGAAAATGAAATTCCTAAAAAGGAACAAATTAAAAATTCGAATGAAATAGAAAACGAATCAAATAAAGCAACAAAAAAAGTAAAATTAAGCTTTAAAGAACAAAAAGAACTTGAAAATTTAGAAACAAAAATTTCAAAACTAGAAGAAATTATTCCAAATTTAACGGCAAAATTAGATGAATTATATGCTTCTGGAAAAAATTTATCAAATACCAACGAATTAACTAAAGAAATTGCCGAAAAGCAAAAAGAATTAGATTTGAGCTATGAAAAATGGGAAGAATTATCTTCAAAAAATTCCTAA
- a CDS encoding TatD family hydrolase → MSSWEGFFCLNPNILVLDSHFHLNYLNSLKLTLEKAIKKNVVTGIVAGVWNEDTLENLSFSMDPNLNSILCFLSKEMDIKNSFDLNKFSCFLSHGLHPMYVHEKWILENGKLNNEKISNDLSEFNQILLNNKNKIWAIGETGFDLSNDILKHKNCNSLTKQNLIEIQNIAFENCIQAAINYKLPVILHLRAPWNLCIQKIKWAKNQGVNNMMIHCYSGPAEELKILSKLSIYCSFGAVPTWQKATKNRDAFLKCDPLFRMLETDSPDLPPEIPGVGKLTENEPANLIEISKILAAHLNKTDIELIKSSNENAFRFLGIF, encoded by the coding sequence ATTTCTTCGTGGGAAGGTTTCTTCTGTTTAAATCCTAATATTTTAGTTCTAGATTCACACTTTCATTTAAATTACTTAAATTCTTTAAAACTTACTTTAGAAAAAGCAATTAAAAAAAATGTAGTAACAGGAATAGTTGCTGGTGTTTGGAATGAAGATACCTTAGAAAATCTTTCTTTTTCAATGGACCCTAATTTAAATTCTATTTTATGTTTTTTATCCAAAGAAATGGATATAAAAAATTCTTTTGATTTAAATAAGTTTTCTTGTTTTTTGAGTCATGGACTTCATCCTATGTATGTTCATGAAAAGTGGATATTAGAAAATGGGAAACTAAATAATGAAAAAATATCCAATGATTTATCTGAATTTAATCAAATATTATTAAATAATAAAAATAAAATATGGGCCATAGGCGAAACAGGATTTGATTTATCAAATGATATTTTAAAACATAAAAACTGTAATTCATTAACGAAACAGAATTTAATAGAAATTCAAAATATTGCTTTTGAAAATTGTATTCAAGCGGCTATAAATTATAAATTACCAGTAATCTTGCATTTGAGAGCACCTTGGAATTTGTGTATTCAAAAAATTAAATGGGCAAAAAACCAAGGTGTAAATAATATGATGATCCATTGTTATAGTGGTCCCGCAGAAGAGTTAAAAATATTATCAAAACTCTCCATTTATTGTTCCTTTGGTGCTGTTCCCACTTGGCAAAAAGCAACTAAAAATAGAGATGCTTTTTTAAAGTGTGATCCTTTATTCAGAATGTTGGAAACAGATTCTCCTGATTTGCCGCCTGAAATTCCTGGGGTAGGTAAATTAACAGAAAATGAACCTGCAAACTTAATAGAAATCAGTAAAATATTAGCTGCTCATTTAAATAAAACGGATATAGAGTTAATAAAATCATCTAATGAAAATGCATTTAGATTTTTAGGAATTTTTTGA
- a CDS encoding Fur family transcriptional regulator, with product MILKINKEKAHCLTVPEIEERLKKSGVAATAQRIAICKFVLCEADHPTAEDIKNWTDANFPKLSRATVYNTLDVLVQAGMLKELKLPHTGKVVYDTNVGDHYHFLDSASGKLFDISNEECKVILNLPKDIYIEEVDVFLRGKVSSV from the coding sequence ATGATTTTAAAGATAAACAAAGAAAAAGCACATTGCTTAACTGTTCCTGAAATTGAAGAAAGACTTAAAAAATCAGGAGTAGCTGCGACAGCACAAAGAATTGCAATTTGTAAATTTGTTCTTTGTGAAGCTGACCATCCAACAGCAGAAGATATTAAAAACTGGACCGATGCTAACTTTCCAAAATTAAGTAGAGCAACTGTGTATAATACTCTTGATGTTCTTGTTCAGGCAGGCATGTTAAAAGAACTTAAATTGCCACATACAGGCAAAGTTGTTTATGATACGAATGTAGGTGATCACTACCATTTTCTTGATAGTGCTTCTGGAAAACTCTTTGATATTTCAAACGAAGAGTGTAAAGTTATTCTAAACTTACCTAAAGATATTTATATCGAGGAGGTAGATGTATTTCTTCGTGGGAAGGTTTCTTCTGTTTAA
- a CDS encoding trimeric intracellular cation channel family protein — translation MIFNVIDFSGSFAFCISGASIAAARKMDLFGIFVMTVIAGFGGGFLRDLILGKTPPTVFNTPAYWVIALFATFLVFAVKKQNRYFDKVVIVFDALGLAFFTVAGIKVALESGLLNYQCIMMGVITACFGGVIRDVIVNRVPYLFQKEIYGAFAVIGGILYFLLKDYLPTLALDLIVILFIFISRMISVWKNWHLPRPCDVSLRNKNLKFTRKKNLL, via the coding sequence ATGATATTTAATGTTATAGATTTTTCAGGGTCTTTTGCTTTTTGCATTAGTGGTGCTTCAATAGCAGCTGCAAGAAAAATGGATCTTTTTGGAATATTTGTTATGACTGTTATAGCAGGGTTTGGTGGGGGGTTTTTAAGAGATCTTATTTTAGGAAAAACACCACCTACTGTTTTTAATACCCCAGCTTATTGGGTTATTGCATTGTTCGCTACATTTTTAGTATTTGCAGTTAAGAAACAAAATCGTTACTTTGATAAAGTTGTAATTGTATTCGATGCTTTAGGCTTGGCATTTTTTACTGTTGCAGGAATAAAAGTTGCCTTGGAATCTGGATTGTTAAATTATCAATGTATCATGATGGGTGTAATAACAGCTTGTTTCGGTGGAGTTATTCGTGATGTCATTGTGAATCGAGTTCCATATCTCTTTCAAAAAGAAATTTACGGAGCTTTTGCTGTAATTGGAGGAATATTATATTTCCTGTTAAAAGATTATCTACCTACACTAGCGCTTGATCTTATTGTTATTTTATTTATTTTTATTTCTCGTATGATCTCTGTTTGGAAGAACTGGCATTTACCAAGGCCATGTGATGTCTCATTACGAAATAAAAATCTTAAATTTACAAGAAAAAAGAACCTATTGTAA
- a CDS encoding chloride channel protein — MNYFEKMQFLKENTFHSKKSIFNKRDILICLLSIIIGISVGYLAQALKLIINFVTNFFYFGKFSFELALPENNHLGYYAFFIPIIGGLIVGLIARFINPSVYGHGIPETMEKILINESLIQKRMLFLKPASAAISVGTGGPFGEEGPIIATGATLGSAFGQLIKMSSEERKILLASGVAGAVSAAFGSPFGGIFLAIELMLFEFKPRSLVPAALSVIAAEFIRMKFVGDNLAFTMSLVSLPTASMDIICYFVIGIFIGVISVGMTHSVHYCESIFEKLPIHWMWWPALGGIGVGAIGVIEPKVLGAGYETISSILNGNVIGHFAASLFILKFLAWLIGVSSRTTAGTLAPLFMIGGCLGVTLSGLISYLFPFIQLDPKIAAMVGMASLFAGVTRAFLASVFITLEATHQFWAAIPVLTGCVAAYLISLFLMQHSILTYSLVKKGIIIPNEQINVTVNDHQKTDNKK, encoded by the coding sequence ATGAATTATTTTGAGAAAATGCAGTTTTTAAAAGAAAATACTTTCCATTCTAAAAAATCCATTTTTAATAAACGTGATATTTTAATTTGTTTGTTAAGTATAATTATTGGAATTTCAGTAGGCTATCTGGCACAAGCTTTAAAATTAATTATAAATTTTGTTACAAACTTTTTTTATTTTGGAAAATTTTCGTTTGAATTAGCCTTACCTGAAAATAATCATCTTGGATATTATGCTTTTTTTATTCCAATTATAGGCGGCTTAATTGTTGGATTGATCGCACGTTTTATTAATCCATCTGTTTATGGTCATGGTATTCCTGAAACAATGGAGAAAATATTAATAAATGAAAGTTTAATTCAAAAAAGAATGCTTTTTTTGAAACCAGCTTCGGCCGCGATTTCTGTTGGAACAGGAGGTCCTTTTGGTGAAGAAGGACCTATTATCGCAACAGGTGCGACTTTAGGTTCCGCTTTTGGACAATTGATTAAAATGTCTTCTGAAGAAAGAAAAATTCTTCTAGCATCTGGAGTTGCTGGTGCTGTTTCAGCTGCTTTTGGAAGCCCTTTTGGTGGAATTTTTTTAGCAATTGAACTTATGCTATTTGAATTTAAACCCCGTTCTTTAGTTCCCGCTGCTTTATCTGTGATTGCTGCAGAATTTATTCGAATGAAATTCGTAGGAGATAATCTTGCATTTACTATGAGCCTTGTTTCCTTACCTACGGCTTCAATGGATATTATATGTTACTTTGTTATTGGGATTTTTATAGGAGTTATTTCTGTAGGAATGACGCATTCAGTTCATTATTGTGAGTCTATATTTGAAAAATTACCAATTCATTGGATGTGGTGGCCTGCTTTAGGTGGAATCGGGGTAGGGGCAATTGGAGTTATAGAACCAAAAGTATTAGGAGCAGGCTACGAAACTATATCTTCTATTTTAAACGGAAATGTAATTGGGCATTTTGCAGCTTCTTTATTTATTTTAAAATTTTTAGCTTGGTTAATTGGCGTTAGTAGTAGAACAACAGCGGGAACTTTAGCGCCTCTATTTATGATAGGAGGATGTTTGGGTGTTACTTTATCTGGATTGATTTCTTATCTATTTCCTTTTATACAATTAGACCCAAAAATTGCTGCAATGGTGGGCATGGCTTCTTTGTTTGCAGGAGTAACAAGAGCTTTTTTAGCTTCCGTTTTTATTACTCTTGAAGCAACCCATCAGTTTTGGGCGGCAATACCTGTATTAACTGGGTGTGTAGCAGCTTATTTAATCTCATTATTTTTGATGCAACATTCTATACTTACATATAGTTTAGTTAAAAAAGGAATTATTATTCCAAATGAACAAATTAATGTAACAGTTAATGATCATCAAAAAACGGATAACAAGAAATAA